Proteins found in one Streptomyces sp. NBC_00461 genomic segment:
- a CDS encoding glycosyltransferase family 39 protein, protein MWGDESVTFLVGRRTVPQIWQLLHGMDAVHGLYYLFMHLVLTVHPGEVVLRLPSVCGAAATAGLVAALGVRLARPRVGLWAGLLYAVTPLTGHYAQEGRSYAIVAAGVAGATLLLVPAVEGRPRRGWWWRYGGLLAVTCLLHELVVLALCAHAVTLLLARVPRRVWLDWVRAAGLVGVVVLPLVWVSQLQSGQVAWLVVPGWDKAEALVRDFATGPTGAVFWVCVLLMVVGLGAGRPAVVAFPLLVLPPVILMTVSQYRPLYHERYVLYALAGAPLLTAAGLDRVAVALGHLRPLGSRRRYGRYVTLTGVVTVGLAFVQCLPLYRQDRSPAHRPENLAAVAAVAARDIRPGDPVLYLPSTWRLAALTYPKGFSQARDVALRESGPRSGTLSGRESAPGELRRKLLGADRVWVVADSRLLRSRLRPGNPADRVKLALVEEQFTAREKYVSGRVTLRLYVRRPAQTTASPSAVALAATVRRTSGSPCPPPGCEGLPGLPSRP, encoded by the coding sequence ATGTGGGGCGACGAGAGCGTCACCTTCCTGGTCGGGCGGCGGACGGTGCCGCAGATCTGGCAGCTGCTCCACGGGATGGACGCGGTGCACGGCCTGTACTACCTGTTCATGCACCTCGTGCTCACCGTCCACCCCGGCGAGGTCGTCCTGCGCCTCCCGTCCGTGTGCGGGGCGGCCGCGACGGCCGGCCTGGTCGCGGCTCTCGGTGTCCGGCTGGCCCGGCCGAGAGTCGGACTGTGGGCCGGGCTGCTCTACGCGGTCACGCCCCTGACCGGCCACTACGCGCAGGAGGGACGGTCGTACGCGATCGTCGCGGCGGGCGTGGCCGGGGCGACACTGCTGCTGGTGCCGGCGGTGGAGGGCCGTCCGCGGCGGGGGTGGTGGTGGCGGTACGGGGGTCTCCTCGCCGTGACCTGTCTGCTGCACGAGCTGGTCGTGCTGGCGCTGTGCGCTCATGCGGTGACCCTGCTGCTCGCGCGGGTGCCGAGGAGGGTGTGGCTCGACTGGGTGCGGGCGGCGGGGCTGGTGGGGGTCGTCGTACTGCCCCTGGTGTGGGTGTCGCAGCTGCAGTCGGGGCAGGTGGCGTGGCTGGTCGTGCCCGGGTGGGACAAGGCGGAGGCGCTGGTGCGGGACTTCGCCACCGGTCCGACGGGGGCGGTGTTCTGGGTGTGCGTCCTGCTGATGGTGGTGGGGCTCGGCGCGGGGCGGCCGGCGGTGGTCGCGTTCCCGTTGCTCGTGCTGCCGCCGGTGATCCTGATGACCGTGTCGCAGTACCGGCCGCTGTATCACGAGCGGTATGTGCTGTACGCGCTGGCGGGGGCGCCGTTGCTGACGGCCGCGGGCCTGGACCGGGTGGCCGTGGCCCTGGGGCACCTGCGACCGCTCGGCAGCCGACGGCGCTACGGCCGCTACGTCACCCTCACCGGTGTCGTGACCGTCGGCCTCGCCTTCGTCCAGTGCCTCCCCCTCTACCGGCAGGACCGCTCCCCGGCGCACCGCCCCGAGAACCTCGCCGCCGTCGCCGCCGTCGCCGCCCGCGACATCCGCCCCGGCGATCCGGTGCTGTACCTGCCGTCGACCTGGCGGCTCGCGGCACTGACGTATCCGAAGGGGTTCAGCCAGGCCCGCGACGTCGCGCTCCGGGAGTCGGGGCCCCGGTCGGGCACCCTCAGCGGCCGCGAATCCGCCCCCGGCGAGCTACGGCGCAAGCTCCTCGGCGCGGACCGCGTCTGGGTCGTCGCCGATTCGAGGCTGCTGCGCTCGCGGCTGCGTCCGGGCAACCCGGCCGACCGCGTCAAACTCGCGCTCGTGGAGGAGCAGTTCACCGCCCGCGAGAAATACGTCAGCGGCCGCGTGACCCTCCGCCTCTATGTCCGCCGCCCGGCGCAGACGACGGCTTCTCCGTCCGCGGTGGCCCTTGCGGCGACCGTCCGGCGCACCAGCGGCTCACCCTGTCCGCCGCCGGGCTGCGAGGGGTTGCCGGGGTTGCCGTCCCGTCCGTAG
- a CDS encoding ABC transporter ATP-binding protein, with product MPTVVVDGVDIVYRVNGTGAGRGSATAALNRMLRRGQAEKAAGVRKVHAVKHVSFVAYKGEAIGLIGTNGSGKSTLLKAVAGLLPVENGHIYTHGQPSLLGVNAALMGDLTGERNVHLGGLAMGMSREEVRERYQDIVDFSGINEKGDFITLPMRTYSSGMGARLRFSIAAAKDHDVLLIDEALATGDRSFQKRSEERIRELRKHAGTVFLVSHNNKSIRDTCERVLWLERGELRMDGPTEDVMKEYEAFTGDKSDKAKPKPKVAVAS from the coding sequence ATCCCCACGGTCGTCGTCGACGGCGTCGACATCGTCTACCGGGTCAACGGCACCGGCGCCGGACGCGGCTCCGCGACCGCCGCCCTCAACCGCATGCTGCGCCGGGGGCAGGCCGAGAAGGCAGCAGGCGTGCGCAAGGTGCACGCCGTCAAGCACGTGTCGTTCGTCGCCTACAAGGGCGAGGCGATCGGCCTGATCGGCACCAACGGCTCGGGCAAGTCGACGCTGCTGAAGGCGGTCGCGGGCCTGCTGCCGGTGGAGAACGGCCACATCTACACCCACGGCCAGCCCTCTCTCCTCGGCGTCAACGCCGCCCTGATGGGCGACCTGACCGGCGAGCGCAACGTCCACCTCGGCGGCCTCGCCATGGGCATGTCCCGCGAGGAGGTCAGGGAGCGGTACCAGGACATCGTCGACTTCTCCGGCATCAACGAGAAGGGCGACTTCATCACCCTGCCGATGCGCACGTACTCCTCCGGCATGGGCGCCCGTCTGCGCTTCTCCATCGCCGCCGCCAAGGACCACGACGTGCTCCTCATCGACGAGGCGCTCGCCACCGGTGACCGGTCCTTCCAGAAGCGGTCCGAGGAACGCATCCGCGAACTGCGCAAGCACGCGGGCACGGTGTTCCTGGTCAGCCACAACAACAAGTCGATCCGCGACACCTGCGAACGCGTGCTGTGGCTGGAGCGCGGCGAACTGCGCATGGACGGACCGACCGAGGACGTCATGAAGGAGTACGAGGCCTTCACCGGCGACAAGAGCGACAAGGCCAAGCCGAAGCCCAAGGTAGCCGTCGCTTCCTGA
- a CDS encoding ABC transporter permease yields MSQVIHTPPPASAPADDDLAALAARHGLSVSGARPSLPAYIRQLWDRRHFITAFATAKLTAQYSQAKLGQVWQVMTPLLNAAVYYFIFGVLLHTKKGVPDYIPFLVTGVFIWTFTQSSIMAGTRAISGNLGLVRALHFPRAALPISFCLQQLQQLLFSMAALVVILLCFGVPVAFSWVLAIPALVLQFTFNAGVAMIMARMGAKTPDIAQLMPFVLRTWMYISGVMWNIDKLTGKGSGLPHWVAPALKANPAAVYIDLMRYALIDSFHSRQLPPHVWALSVGWALLAGVGGFIYFWKAEETYGRG; encoded by the coding sequence GTGAGCCAGGTCATCCACACACCGCCCCCGGCGTCGGCTCCGGCCGACGACGACCTCGCGGCGCTCGCCGCACGGCACGGCCTGTCGGTCAGCGGTGCCCGCCCCTCCCTGCCTGCGTACATCCGGCAGTTGTGGGACCGGCGCCACTTCATCACGGCGTTCGCCACGGCCAAGCTCACGGCGCAGTACAGCCAGGCGAAGCTCGGCCAGGTCTGGCAGGTCATGACCCCGCTGCTGAACGCGGCGGTGTACTACTTCATCTTCGGCGTCCTGCTGCACACCAAGAAGGGCGTGCCGGACTACATCCCGTTCCTGGTCACGGGCGTGTTCATCTGGACGTTCACGCAGAGCTCGATCATGGCGGGCACCCGCGCGATCTCCGGCAACCTCGGCCTGGTCCGGGCGCTGCACTTCCCGCGGGCCGCGCTGCCGATCTCCTTCTGCCTGCAGCAGCTCCAGCAGCTGCTGTTCTCGATGGCCGCCCTGGTCGTCATCCTGCTCTGCTTCGGCGTGCCGGTCGCCTTCTCCTGGGTGCTGGCGATCCCGGCCCTGGTGCTGCAGTTCACGTTCAACGCGGGCGTCGCGATGATCATGGCGCGGATGGGTGCCAAGACGCCGGACATCGCGCAGCTGATGCCCTTCGTGCTGCGCACCTGGATGTACATCTCGGGCGTCATGTGGAACATCGACAAGCTGACCGGCAAGGGCAGCGGGCTGCCGCACTGGGTGGCTCCGGCGCTCAAGGCCAATCCGGCCGCCGTCTACATCGACCTGATGCGGTACGCCCTGATCGACAGCTTCCACTCGCGCCAGCTGCCGCCCCACGTGTGGGCGCTCTCGGTGGGCTGGGCGCTGCTCGCCGGCGTCGGCGGCTTCATCTACTTCTGGAAGGCTGAGGAGACGTACGGCCGTGGCTGA
- the galE gene encoding UDP-glucose 4-epimerase GalE yields MTWLITGGAGYIGAHVVRAMSEAGERAVVYDDLSTGIAERVPDGVPLVVGSTLDGERVGRVLAEHDVTGVVHLAAKKQVGESVDLPLHYYRENVEGLRVLLEAVTAADVPSFVFSSSAAVYGMPDVDLVTEETPCVPMSPYGETKLAGEWLVRATGRATGLSTASLRYFNVAGAATPRLADTGVFNLIPMVFEKLTENAAPHIFGDDYPTPDGTCVRDYIHVVDLAEAHVAAARALRSSPGRDLTLNIGRGEGVSVREMIDHINTITGYDRPPTVTPRRPGDPPRVVASADHAATELTWKAKHDIQDMITSAWEGWVRLHPEAARD; encoded by the coding sequence ATGACCTGGCTGATCACCGGCGGTGCCGGCTACATCGGGGCGCACGTCGTCCGGGCGATGTCCGAGGCGGGCGAGAGGGCCGTGGTGTACGACGACCTGTCGACGGGCATCGCCGAGCGCGTGCCGGACGGGGTGCCGCTGGTGGTGGGTTCGACGCTGGACGGCGAGCGGGTCGGGCGGGTGCTCGCGGAACACGACGTCACCGGCGTCGTGCACCTGGCCGCGAAGAAGCAGGTGGGCGAGTCGGTGGACCTGCCCCTGCACTACTACCGGGAGAACGTCGAGGGCCTGCGCGTCCTCCTGGAGGCCGTGACGGCGGCCGACGTGCCGTCCTTCGTGTTCTCGTCGTCCGCGGCCGTCTATGGCATGCCTGACGTGGACCTGGTGACGGAGGAGACGCCCTGCGTGCCGATGTCGCCGTACGGCGAGACGAAGCTGGCCGGCGAATGGCTGGTCCGCGCGACGGGCCGGGCGACCGGCCTGTCCACCGCCTCCCTGCGCTACTTCAACGTGGCGGGCGCGGCGACCCCCCGGCTCGCGGACACCGGAGTCTTCAACCTGATCCCGATGGTCTTCGAGAAGCTCACCGAGAACGCAGCCCCGCACATCTTCGGCGACGACTATCCGACCCCCGACGGGACATGCGTACGCGACTACATCCACGTGGTCGACCTGGCCGAGGCACATGTCGCGGCCGCCCGCGCGCTCCGGTCGTCCCCCGGCCGCGACCTCACCCTCAACATCGGCCGCGGCGAGGGCGTCTCCGTCCGCGAGATGATCGACCACATCAACACGATCACGGGCTACGACCGCCCCCCGACCGTCACCCCGCGCCGCCCCGGCGACCCACCCCGAGTCGTCGCCTCCGCCGACCACGCCGCCACCGAACTGACCTGGAAGGCCAAGCACGACATCCAGGACATGATCACCTCGGCCTGGGAGGGCTGGGTGCGACTGCATCCGGAGGCGGCGCGGGACTAG
- a CDS encoding TetR/AcrR family transcriptional regulator: protein MTTNADEPQTRPRRRAPAGAAVLREDVTEAIRAAVFEELAAVGYARMSIEGIARRAGVGKTAVYRRWRSKLHLVLDVVSALAVMGLPTPDTGSLEGDLRLLYEVTSRALRHPVASQIIPDLQAEAARNPEIAEAMQKTLREGQEGVASKILVAAERRGEIREGFDDELALDLISGPLYWRSVVIRSPKLPKGYLGALARATAEALKAL from the coding sequence ATGACGACGAACGCCGACGAGCCCCAGACGCGTCCGCGCCGCCGTGCCCCCGCCGGGGCGGCCGTACTCCGCGAGGATGTGACGGAAGCCATCCGGGCGGCAGTCTTCGAGGAGCTCGCGGCCGTCGGCTATGCGCGGATGTCCATCGAGGGCATCGCGCGCCGCGCGGGCGTCGGCAAGACCGCGGTCTACCGCCGCTGGCGCTCCAAGCTGCACCTGGTGCTCGACGTCGTCTCGGCGCTCGCGGTGATGGGCCTGCCGACGCCGGACACGGGTTCCCTGGAGGGCGATCTGCGCCTGCTGTACGAGGTCACCTCGCGCGCCCTGCGCCACCCGGTGGCCTCGCAGATCATCCCGGACCTGCAGGCCGAGGCGGCCCGCAACCCCGAGATCGCCGAGGCGATGCAGAAGACGCTGCGGGAGGGACAGGAGGGCGTGGCCAGCAAGATCCTGGTGGCGGCCGAGCGGCGCGGCGAGATCCGCGAGGGGTTCGACGACGAGCTGGCCCTCGACCTGATCTCGGGCCCCCTGTACTGGCGCTCGGTGGTGATCCGCAGCCCGAAGCTGCCGAAGGGGTATCTCGGGGCGCTCGCGCGGGCCACCGCGGAGGCGCTCAAGGCGCTGTGA
- a CDS encoding glycosyltransferase family 87 protein, which yields MNAAITLVRTHRLLTLGAAWLSTRALMLWLLAHNATPLLGRGGVAREVWRLYHHWYGVLAHGAFPAHDPLWQYPPGAGAVLLSPALLPGLTYFQAFVALTLAADAAITLALAHAGTRTGRTLLGAAMWVAGLPLLLHVPLARYDVQVTAFAVISLLTLSRSTRAYGVLAALGALVKVWPALVLLGTPRGRTTRSAWVWAAVTGAGSLALFSALFANPLAFLRQQGGRGVQIESLGGTALALATHAGWPGKVRYQYGALEFTGPHVRTVAHVSLALTAVAFGLLLLWRLRARHWTPATPYDAALSAVLLFTVTSRVISPQYMIWLLGTAAVCLTSRHTVQRPAAALILVATALSVVAYPTLYSQVRACTWTGCGLMLARNGLLAAAAVLSFTRLWRSTATPPTMRNQAPRVSPDARGVAPVVHV from the coding sequence ATGAATGCAGCGATCACCCTTGTCCGCACACACCGTCTCCTCACACTCGGCGCCGCCTGGCTCTCCACCCGTGCCCTGATGCTGTGGCTGCTCGCGCACAACGCGACGCCGCTGCTCGGCCGGGGCGGGGTCGCGCGGGAGGTGTGGCGCCTGTACCACCACTGGTACGGCGTCCTCGCGCACGGCGCCTTCCCCGCGCACGACCCGCTGTGGCAGTACCCCCCGGGCGCGGGCGCGGTACTGCTGTCGCCCGCTCTGCTGCCGGGCCTGACCTACTTTCAGGCGTTCGTGGCCCTCACCCTCGCCGCCGACGCGGCGATCACGCTGGCGCTGGCCCACGCGGGCACCCGAACCGGCCGCACCCTCCTCGGGGCCGCGATGTGGGTGGCCGGTCTCCCGCTCCTCCTGCACGTCCCGCTCGCCCGCTACGACGTGCAGGTCACGGCGTTCGCCGTCATCTCCCTGTTGACGTTGTCGCGCTCCACGCGCGCGTACGGGGTGCTGGCGGCGCTGGGCGCACTGGTGAAGGTGTGGCCGGCGCTGGTGCTGCTGGGTACCCCGAGAGGGCGCACGACGCGTTCCGCGTGGGTCTGGGCCGCCGTCACCGGGGCCGGGTCGCTCGCGCTCTTCTCGGCGCTGTTCGCCAACCCGCTGGCGTTCCTGCGGCAACAGGGCGGCCGGGGCGTGCAGATCGAGTCGCTCGGCGGCACGGCACTCGCCCTGGCCACGCATGCCGGATGGCCGGGGAAGGTCCGCTACCAGTACGGCGCGCTGGAGTTCACGGGACCGCATGTGCGGACCGTCGCGCACGTGTCCCTCGCGCTCACGGCGGTCGCCTTCGGGCTGCTGCTCCTGTGGCGGCTGCGGGCCCGGCACTGGACGCCCGCGACGCCGTACGACGCGGCGCTGAGCGCGGTGCTGCTGTTCACTGTCACCAGCCGGGTGATCAGCCCGCAGTACATGATCTGGCTGCTGGGCACAGCCGCCGTGTGTCTGACCTCGCGGCACACCGTGCAGCGCCCGGCGGCCGCCCTGATCCTGGTGGCGACCGCGCTCAGCGTCGTCGCCTATCCGACCCTGTACTCCCAGGTCAGGGCGTGCACGTGGACGGGCTGCGGCCTGATGCTCGCCCGCAACGGGCTACTCGCCGCAGCCGCCGTACTGTCCTTCACCCGCCTGTGGCGCTCCACCGCCACCCCGCCCACGATGCGGAACCAGGCACCACGCGTGTCCCCCGATGCACGGGGCGTCGCACCGGTCGTGCACGTATGA
- a CDS encoding MarR family winged helix-turn-helix transcriptional regulator: protein MTTEPETPATDWLRLDQQICFSLHATSRAFGGVYRVVLKDLGLTYPQYLVMLLLWEHGDLPVKKLGEHLRLDSGTLSPLLKRLETAGLVRRERSARDERSVEVRLTEQGTAMRERAVQVPRRIAAATGFDVDEIRTLRARLDELTHALDAAVTSESAGHPEQQA from the coding sequence ATGACCACCGAGCCCGAGACCCCCGCGACCGACTGGCTCCGCCTCGACCAGCAGATCTGCTTCTCCCTGCACGCCACCTCGCGCGCCTTCGGCGGCGTCTACCGCGTCGTCCTCAAGGACCTCGGGCTCACCTATCCCCAGTACCTGGTGATGCTGCTGCTGTGGGAGCACGGCGATCTGCCGGTCAAGAAGCTGGGCGAACACCTGCGGCTCGACTCCGGCACCCTGTCCCCGCTGCTCAAGCGGCTGGAGACGGCCGGTCTGGTACGGCGTGAGCGCAGCGCCCGCGACGAGCGCTCGGTAGAGGTCCGGCTGACCGAGCAGGGCACGGCGATGCGCGAGCGCGCGGTGCAGGTACCGCGCCGCATCGCCGCGGCGACGGGCTTCGACGTCGACGAGATCCGCACCCTGCGCGCCCGCCTCGACGAGTTGACCCACGCCCTGGACGCGGCCGTGACTTCGGAGTCGGCGGGGCATCCGGAACAACAGGCATAG